A single region of the Anomaloglossus baeobatrachus isolate aAnoBae1 chromosome 2, aAnoBae1.hap1, whole genome shotgun sequence genome encodes:
- the LOC142290658 gene encoding complement C1q and tumor necrosis factor-related protein 9A-like has product MGQVTISIAILVVTHCLLGKCEETTKHECCTGVPGIPGAHGLNGQHGPPGRDGKDGELGPKGDSGTPGQNGPQGPPGKTGPPGPPGLIGLPGFPGSPGTKKTFAFHVGLTSSSPSTDGPIKFPKVFYNAQTTYNTGSGKFTTPVDGLYFFTYQITVYNKNVHISLRHNGKIVQYMYHVFSSNTHQASGASILALKERDEVWLQVVGDNNGLYTDSDDDSTFSGFLIS; this is encoded by the exons ATGGGACAGGTTACAATCTCAATTGCGATCCTTGTGGTCACACATTGTCTTTTAGGGAAATGTGAAGAGACCACCAAACATGAATGTTGTACAGGAGTCCCAGGTATCCCAGGAGCACATGGACTGAATGGTCAACATGGACCTCCGGGAAGAGATGGCAAAGATGGGGAACTAGGACCAAAAGGTGACTCAG GAACACCTGGTCAAAATGGCCCACAAGGTCCTCCTGGTAAAACAGGCCCTCCAGGTCCTCCTGGCCTTATAGGTTTACCAGGCTTTCCAGGATCACCAGGGACAAAGAAAACCTTTGCATTTCATGTCGGACTGACATCTTCTAGCCCATCGACTGATGGTCCGATTAAATTTCCAAAAGTTTTTTACAACGCGCAAACTACTTACAACACCGGAAGCGGAAAGTTCACAACTCCAGTAGATGGTCTTTATTTCTTCACATACCAAATTACAGTCTATAATAAAAATGTACATATTAGCCTAAGGCATAATGGTAAGATTGTACAGTACATGTATCACGTCTTTTCTTCTAATACTCACCAAGCCTCCGGGGCTTCAATTCTAGCTTTGAAAGAGAGAGACGAGGTTTGGCTGCAGGTTGTAGGAGACAACAACGGTCTTTATACTGATAGTGATGACGACTCTACATTCTCAGGCTTTCTGATATCATGA